In Dermacentor albipictus isolate Rhodes 1998 colony chromosome 6, USDA_Dalb.pri_finalv2, whole genome shotgun sequence, the following proteins share a genomic window:
- the LOC135912297 gene encoding uncharacterized protein isoform X1 yields the protein MKKTSSKPKQEGQNERHAQPHRQPQPNPQPNPQSQPQPQPHPQPHPQPQQHPQPHPQPQLNPQPQPNRQPQPNSQSQHQQRTAAAAAAAAVAAASSTPVVVVLPQSESSESTSTSTSSSSSTSRHEYGSGTVDTTSSSTSTAAFQTGRGQAVGRKRRLRYSDTVYPGRRKRPYCTNTGVMTEPESSSKFWLYSVVAIVLTATTASAISMSLRAADAETDEPRHYVLPKQATTSQPPQCKCANGSGTSTTNSDVVPVDLRRLTTVEPQWLTTADGSDRGAASGPFKSGTASPDRAAAAGGGNATSDGHVGGEDASAHDGVPQQVAEKAPKSLVAYKIGPGRRKHGPRTSPTSGTPAKNDTGTRAARQVQTHANPAQPDSAARSRTTFKHATGTNEKTSTSKTTPLSSKTGAIVKHGIEEATAGKPERPPVNEYGDRQTPRAAAKTDVGMTSGELGGSTGATRTATGAQ from the exons AACCGCATCGACAGCCCCAGCCGAATCCGCAGCCGAATCCGCAGtcgcagccgcagccgcagccgcaTCCACAGCCGCATCCACAGCCGCAGCAGCATCCGCAGCCGCATCCGCAGCCGCAGCTGAATCCGCAGCCGCAGCCGAATCGGCAGCCGCAGCCCAATTCGCAGTCACAGCATCAACAGcgcactgcagcagcagcagcagcagcagcagtggcggcggccTCATCCACACCGGTAGTGGTCGTGCTGCCGCAGAGTGAGTCCAGCGAGAGCACCAGCACTTCGACGTCGAGCTCGTCGAGCACTAGCCGGCACGAGTACGGCAGTGGCACCGTGGACACGACCAGCTCGTCGACCAGCACGGCGGCATTCCAGACCGGAAGAGGCCAGGCTGTTGGACGCAAGCGCAGGCTCCGGTACAGCGACACCGTCTACCCTGGtcgcaggaagaggccatacTGCACCAACACCGGCGTCATGACAGAGCCAGAGAG cagcagcaagttCTGGCTGTACTCTGTGGTGGCCATCGTGCTGACCGCCACCACGGCCAGCGCCATCAGCATGTCGCTGCGCGCCGCCGACGCCGAGACGGACGAGCCGCGCCATTACGTCCTGCCCAAGCAGGCGACCACCTCGCAACCGCCACAGTGCAAATGCGCCAACGGCAGCGGCACGAGCACGACGAATTCCGACGTTGTCCCGGTCGACCTACGCCGCCTCACCACCGTCGAACCACAGTGGCTGACGACGGCTGACGGCTCAGACCGAGGGGCAGCCAGTGGGCCGTTCAAGAGCGGTACGGCTAGCCCGGACAGAGCTGCGGCTGCCGGCGGCGGTAATGCCACCTCTGACGGACACGTGGGCGGCGAGGATGCCTCGGCCCACGACGGCGTGCCGCAGCAGGTCGCCGAAAAGGCCCCCAAGTCACTCGTCGCGTACAAGATCGGGCCGGGCCGACGAAAACACGGCCCTCGGACGTCGCCCACGTCGGGAACGCCGGCGAAGAACGACACCGGTACGCGAGCGGCACGGCAGGTACAGACGCACGCGAACCCGGCACAACCAGACTCCGCAGCCAGATCGCGGACGACGTTCAAGCACGCCACTGGAACGAACGAGAAGACCAGCACTTCGAAGACGACCCCCCTGTCCTCGAAGACGGGGGCGATCGTGAAGCACGGAATCGAGGAGGCTACCGCCGGGAAGCCGGAGAGGCCGCCGGTCAACGAGTACGGTGACCGGCAAACGCCAAGAGCTGCAGCGAAGACCGACGTCGGGATGACGTCAGGCGAACTCGGTGGCTCGACTGGTGCTACGCGCACTGCCACTGGTGCGCAATAA
- the LOC135912329 gene encoding uncharacterized protein isoform X1 gives MQPTPRSESAKLSPCKFQSPLLLALSERGVRMSVTIGGPFPGLYPGTFDRTHCSDSSSVNPKDLGYHSPIDRAPVQQPPRPYFIKLQEQEWPRLTGTPHGSVAYGLMSTDYGVPSQRYRQPMNRVDSQAYMWTYHEPRPESPQEPAIPRHEADSVNSKCYARMCRLAVAALALAKVGVPVAAVARSVGRSVRNDTATVKAGNLMLKGASAKGLESNVRPHTTSSPTSTTSAAAALGTRGNSTVTAPREAGHYKCCGGTGQFWKVGPSQWSSLLSSSWSSSWSSSSLSSSQSSSVVVVARYDRHHVADVGAHRLQGARRTAATRRRRPDAAEAAHSRDDFRTHADNGGRCCLCGLVDFAGTGRDGGGYQLRGSFQRREDRVRRHGQ, from the exons ATGCAACCGACTCCGCGTTCCGAGTCAGCGAAGCTAAGCCCTTGCAAGTTCCAGAGCCCGCTTCTTCTTGCCCTTAGCGAACGCGGTGTCAGGATGTCCGTCACCATAGGGGGCCCATTCCCGGGCTTATACCCGGGCACGTTCGACAGGACGCACTGCTCGGATTCGTCCAGTGTGAACCCGAAGGACCTCGGGTATCACTCGCCGATAGATCGAGCTCCCGTGCAGCAACCACCACGTCCGTACTTCATCAAGCTGCAGGAGCAGGAATGGCCCCGGCTTACCGGAACGCCTCACGGCAGCGTCGCTTACGGCCTGATGTCGACAGACTATGGAGTGCCATCGCAG CGGTACAGACAGCCGATGAATCGTGTTGACTCACAGGCTTACATGTGGACCTACCACGAGCCACGACCCGAGTCGCCACAAGAGCCTGCCATTCCACGCCACGAGGCGGATTCAGTGAACAGCAAATG CTACGCCAGGATGTGCCGCCTGGCGGTCGCCGCTTTGGCTCTGGCCAAGGTTGGGGTCCCGGTAGCCGCGGTAGCCAGAAGTGTTGGTCGCAGTGTCAGGAACGACACGGCAACCGTCAAGGCCGGAAACCTGATGCTTAAGGGCGCCAGTGCCAAAGGACTCGAAAGCAATGTGAGGCCGCACACCACGTCTTCCCCGACCAGTACgacatctgctgctgctgccttagGAACCAGGGGCAATTCCACGGTCACGGCGCCAAGAGAGGCGGGTCATTACAAGTGCTGCGGAG GTACAGGCCAGTTCTGGAAGGTGGGCCCATCGCAGtggtcgtcgttgttgtcgtcgtcgtggtcgtcgtcgtggtcgtcgtcgtcgctgtcgtcgtcgcAGTCGTCGTCGGTTGTCGTCGTGGCTCGCTACGACCGGCACCACGTGGCAGACGTCGGAGCCCACAGGCTGCAAGGTGCCCGGCGAACCGCTGCTACTCGACGTCGGCGGCCAGACGCCGCAGAGGCAGCGCACAGTCGCGACGACTTCCGCACGCACGCGGATAACGGAGGACGCTGCTGCCTCTGCGGACTCGTCGACTTCGCAGGCACCG GACGCGATGGTGGTGGCTACCAGCTCCGCGGTAGCTTCCAGCGCAGGGAAGACCGAGTGCGAAGACACGGGCAGTAA
- the LOC135912297 gene encoding uncharacterized protein isoform X2: protein MKKTSSKPKQEGQNERHAQPHRQPQPNPQPNPQSQPQPQPHPQPHPQPQQHPQPHPQPQLNPQPQPNRQPQPNSQSQHQQRTAAAAAAAAVAAASSTPVVVVLPQSESSESTSTSTSSSSSTSRHEYGSGTVDTTSSSTSTAAFQTGRGQAVGRKRRLRYSDTVYPGRRKRPYCTNTGVMTEPESSKFWLYSVVAIVLTATTASAISMSLRAADAETDEPRHYVLPKQATTSQPPQCKCANGSGTSTTNSDVVPVDLRRLTTVEPQWLTTADGSDRGAASGPFKSGTASPDRAAAAGGGNATSDGHVGGEDASAHDGVPQQVAEKAPKSLVAYKIGPGRRKHGPRTSPTSGTPAKNDTGTRAARQVQTHANPAQPDSAARSRTTFKHATGTNEKTSTSKTTPLSSKTGAIVKHGIEEATAGKPERPPVNEYGDRQTPRAAAKTDVGMTSGELGGSTGATRTATGAQ from the exons AACCGCATCGACAGCCCCAGCCGAATCCGCAGCCGAATCCGCAGtcgcagccgcagccgcagccgcaTCCACAGCCGCATCCACAGCCGCAGCAGCATCCGCAGCCGCATCCGCAGCCGCAGCTGAATCCGCAGCCGCAGCCGAATCGGCAGCCGCAGCCCAATTCGCAGTCACAGCATCAACAGcgcactgcagcagcagcagcagcagcagcagtggcggcggccTCATCCACACCGGTAGTGGTCGTGCTGCCGCAGAGTGAGTCCAGCGAGAGCACCAGCACTTCGACGTCGAGCTCGTCGAGCACTAGCCGGCACGAGTACGGCAGTGGCACCGTGGACACGACCAGCTCGTCGACCAGCACGGCGGCATTCCAGACCGGAAGAGGCCAGGCTGTTGGACGCAAGCGCAGGCTCCGGTACAGCGACACCGTCTACCCTGGtcgcaggaagaggccatacTGCACCAACACCGGCGTCATGACAGAGCCAGAGAG cagcaagttCTGGCTGTACTCTGTGGTGGCCATCGTGCTGACCGCCACCACGGCCAGCGCCATCAGCATGTCGCTGCGCGCCGCCGACGCCGAGACGGACGAGCCGCGCCATTACGTCCTGCCCAAGCAGGCGACCACCTCGCAACCGCCACAGTGCAAATGCGCCAACGGCAGCGGCACGAGCACGACGAATTCCGACGTTGTCCCGGTCGACCTACGCCGCCTCACCACCGTCGAACCACAGTGGCTGACGACGGCTGACGGCTCAGACCGAGGGGCAGCCAGTGGGCCGTTCAAGAGCGGTACGGCTAGCCCGGACAGAGCTGCGGCTGCCGGCGGCGGTAATGCCACCTCTGACGGACACGTGGGCGGCGAGGATGCCTCGGCCCACGACGGCGTGCCGCAGCAGGTCGCCGAAAAGGCCCCCAAGTCACTCGTCGCGTACAAGATCGGGCCGGGCCGACGAAAACACGGCCCTCGGACGTCGCCCACGTCGGGAACGCCGGCGAAGAACGACACCGGTACGCGAGCGGCACGGCAGGTACAGACGCACGCGAACCCGGCACAACCAGACTCCGCAGCCAGATCGCGGACGACGTTCAAGCACGCCACTGGAACGAACGAGAAGACCAGCACTTCGAAGACGACCCCCCTGTCCTCGAAGACGGGGGCGATCGTGAAGCACGGAATCGAGGAGGCTACCGCCGGGAAGCCGGAGAGGCCGCCGGTCAACGAGTACGGTGACCGGCAAACGCCAAGAGCTGCAGCGAAGACCGACGTCGGGATGACGTCAGGCGAACTCGGTGGCTCGACTGGTGCTACGCGCACTGCCACTGGTGCGCAATAA
- the LOC135912329 gene encoding uncharacterized protein isoform X2 gives MQPTPRSESAKLSPCKFQSPLLLALSERGVRMSVTIGGPFPGLYPGTFDRTHCSDSSSVNPKDLGYHSPIDRAPVQQPPRPYFIKLQEQEWPRLTGTPHGSVAYGLMSTDYGVPSQAYMWTYHEPRPESPQEPAIPRHEADSVNSKCYARMCRLAVAALALAKVGVPVAAVARSVGRSVRNDTATVKAGNLMLKGASAKGLESNVRPHTTSSPTSTTSAAAALGTRGNSTVTAPREAGHYKCCGGTGQFWKVGPSQWSSLLSSSWSSSWSSSSLSSSQSSSVVVVARYDRHHVADVGAHRLQGARRTAATRRRRPDAAEAAHSRDDFRTHADNGGRCCLCGLVDFAGTGRDGGGYQLRGSFQRREDRVRRHGQ, from the exons ATGCAACCGACTCCGCGTTCCGAGTCAGCGAAGCTAAGCCCTTGCAAGTTCCAGAGCCCGCTTCTTCTTGCCCTTAGCGAACGCGGTGTCAGGATGTCCGTCACCATAGGGGGCCCATTCCCGGGCTTATACCCGGGCACGTTCGACAGGACGCACTGCTCGGATTCGTCCAGTGTGAACCCGAAGGACCTCGGGTATCACTCGCCGATAGATCGAGCTCCCGTGCAGCAACCACCACGTCCGTACTTCATCAAGCTGCAGGAGCAGGAATGGCCCCGGCTTACCGGAACGCCTCACGGCAGCGTCGCTTACGGCCTGATGTCGACAGACTATGGAGTGCCATCGCAG GCTTACATGTGGACCTACCACGAGCCACGACCCGAGTCGCCACAAGAGCCTGCCATTCCACGCCACGAGGCGGATTCAGTGAACAGCAAATG CTACGCCAGGATGTGCCGCCTGGCGGTCGCCGCTTTGGCTCTGGCCAAGGTTGGGGTCCCGGTAGCCGCGGTAGCCAGAAGTGTTGGTCGCAGTGTCAGGAACGACACGGCAACCGTCAAGGCCGGAAACCTGATGCTTAAGGGCGCCAGTGCCAAAGGACTCGAAAGCAATGTGAGGCCGCACACCACGTCTTCCCCGACCAGTACgacatctgctgctgctgccttagGAACCAGGGGCAATTCCACGGTCACGGCGCCAAGAGAGGCGGGTCATTACAAGTGCTGCGGAG GTACAGGCCAGTTCTGGAAGGTGGGCCCATCGCAGtggtcgtcgttgttgtcgtcgtcgtggtcgtcgtcgtggtcgtcgtcgtcgctgtcgtcgtcgcAGTCGTCGTCGGTTGTCGTCGTGGCTCGCTACGACCGGCACCACGTGGCAGACGTCGGAGCCCACAGGCTGCAAGGTGCCCGGCGAACCGCTGCTACTCGACGTCGGCGGCCAGACGCCGCAGAGGCAGCGCACAGTCGCGACGACTTCCGCACGCACGCGGATAACGGAGGACGCTGCTGCCTCTGCGGACTCGTCGACTTCGCAGGCACCG GACGCGATGGTGGTGGCTACCAGCTCCGCGGTAGCTTCCAGCGCAGGGAAGACCGAGTGCGAAGACACGGGCAGTAA
- the LOC135912331 gene encoding uncharacterized protein, with the protein MSAITVGQFTDLFVGPFDMAHYSDSSGGNQTDSVYRSPKARAPAQRPPAPYFFMLQERVPAWALGTPHGRVACISVSTDFGAPSPACMWTCQEPRPESPQEPAIPRHEGALVKSKRSDSLCRLAVATMVLVKAAVPLVVVFPSVPGRVRNDAATVKAGNVVLRDANSVACKSNLTPYTACSSTHARPAAVTGARDVGMITPPGEARRCKHRGGTAQGWKAGPLSSSSSSLSSSQSSSSLSSWPETTGTVWQTSESTGCEVPCESLLRNVGGLTTQGRHTDPTTSARTRISEDAAATASSSTSQAPEATVAASSSIVASSAGKTECEDTGRKRDGACRHIAAGGSP; encoded by the exons ATGTCCGCCATCACGGTGGGCCAGTTTACGGACCTCTTTGTGGGCCCGTTCGACATGGCGCACTACTCGGATTCGTCCGGCGGGAATCAGACGGACTCCGTGTATCGTTCGCCCAAAGCTCGAGCTCCCGCGCAGCGACCACCGGCGCCATACTTCTTCATGCTGCAGGAGCGGGTGCCAGCCTGGGCTCTTGGAACGCCTCACGGCCGCGTCGCTTGCATCTCGGTGTCGACGGATTTCGGAGCGCCATCGCCG GCTTGTATGTGGACCTGCCAGGAGCCAAGACCCGAGTCGCCGCAAGAGCCTGCCATTCCACGTCACGAGGGGGCTTTAGTGAAAAGCAAACG CTCCGACTCGCTGTGCCGCCTGGCGGTCGCTACCATGGTTCTGGTCAAGGCCGCAGTCCCGCTGGTTGTCGTCTTCCCGAGTGTGCCTGGTCGGGTCAGGAACGACGCGGCGACCGTCAAGGCTGGAAACGTGGTGCTCCGGGATGCAAATTCCGTGGCCTGCAAAAGCAACCTGACGCCGTACACCGCGTGTTCCTCGACCCACGCGAGACCTGCTGCTGTCACAGGAGCCAGGGACGTTGGGATGATCACGCCGCCGGGAGAGGCGCGTCGTTGCAAGCACCGCGGAG GGACAGCCCAGGGCTGGAAGGCGGGcccgttgtcgtcgtcgtcgtcgtcgttgtcgtcgtcgcagtcatcgtcgtcgttgtcgtcgtggCCCGAGACAACCGGCACCGTGTGGCAGACCTCGGAGTCCACAGGCTGCGAGGTGCCCTGCGAATCACTGTTACGCAACGTCGGCGGCTTGACGACGCAGGGACGGCACACAGACCCGACGACTTCGGCACGCACGCGGATATCGGAGGACGCCGCTGCCACGGCGAGCTCGTCCACTTCGCAGGCACCG GAGGCGACGGTGGCAGCTTCCAGCTCCATAGTGGCTTCCAGCGCCGGAAAGACCGAGTGCGAAGACACGGGCCGTAAAAG GGATGGTGCCTGCCGGCATATCGCGGCCGGCGGTTCGCCGTAG
- the LOC135912329 gene encoding uncharacterized protein isoform X3, whose product MVEPRGTLTERTVLDTAAVTSLSAAAAYMWTYHEPRPESPQEPAIPRHEADSVNSKCYARMCRLAVAALALAKVGVPVAAVARSVGRSVRNDTATVKAGNLMLKGASAKGLESNVRPHTTSSPTSTTSAAAALGTRGNSTVTAPREAGHYKCCGGTGQFWKVGPSQWSSLLSSSWSSSWSSSSLSSSQSSSVVVVARYDRHHVADVGAHRLQGARRTAATRRRRPDAAEAAHSRDDFRTHADNGGRCCLCGLVDFAGTGRDGGGYQLRGSFQRREDRVRRHGQ is encoded by the exons ATGGTTGAACCAAGAGGCACACTGACGGAAAGAACTGTTCTAGACACGGCAGCCGTTACGTCGCTTTCGGCAGCTGCA GCTTACATGTGGACCTACCACGAGCCACGACCCGAGTCGCCACAAGAGCCTGCCATTCCACGCCACGAGGCGGATTCAGTGAACAGCAAATG CTACGCCAGGATGTGCCGCCTGGCGGTCGCCGCTTTGGCTCTGGCCAAGGTTGGGGTCCCGGTAGCCGCGGTAGCCAGAAGTGTTGGTCGCAGTGTCAGGAACGACACGGCAACCGTCAAGGCCGGAAACCTGATGCTTAAGGGCGCCAGTGCCAAAGGACTCGAAAGCAATGTGAGGCCGCACACCACGTCTTCCCCGACCAGTACgacatctgctgctgctgccttagGAACCAGGGGCAATTCCACGGTCACGGCGCCAAGAGAGGCGGGTCATTACAAGTGCTGCGGAG GTACAGGCCAGTTCTGGAAGGTGGGCCCATCGCAGtggtcgtcgttgttgtcgtcgtcgtggtcgtcgtcgtggtcgtcgtcgtcgctgtcgtcgtcgcAGTCGTCGTCGGTTGTCGTCGTGGCTCGCTACGACCGGCACCACGTGGCAGACGTCGGAGCCCACAGGCTGCAAGGTGCCCGGCGAACCGCTGCTACTCGACGTCGGCGGCCAGACGCCGCAGAGGCAGCGCACAGTCGCGACGACTTCCGCACGCACGCGGATAACGGAGGACGCTGCTGCCTCTGCGGACTCGTCGACTTCGCAGGCACCG GACGCGATGGTGGTGGCTACCAGCTCCGCGGTAGCTTCCAGCGCAGGGAAGACCGAGTGCGAAGACACGGGCAGTAA